One window from the genome of Macaca fascicularis isolate 582-1 chromosome 7, T2T-MFA8v1.1 encodes:
- the LOC135971855 gene encoding golgin subfamily A member 6C-like: MWPQPCLPPHPAMLEETRESKLAAAKKKLKEYQQRNSPGVPAGVKTKKKNTGHSPETTTSGGCHSPGDSRYQELEVALDSSSATINQLNENIESLKQQKKQVEHQLEEEKKANNDIHKAQTEQLETINILTLEKADLKTTLYHTKRAARHFEEESKDLAGRLQCSLQRIQELERALSAVCTQQREEDRSSSRSEAVLQRQLRQTLKERALLNAHVTQVTESLKQVQLERDEYAQHIKGERARWQERMRKMSVEARMLKEEKKHDIHRIQELERSLSELKPQIAEPPSPAPPAGPSEVEQLQDEAKHLRKEVESLVGKLQSQVENNQALSLLSKKQKERLQEQEERRLREQEGLCEQKERLQEQSERLRKQEERLRKQEERLRKEEERLQKQEKRLWDQEERLWEKEERLRMQEERLRKQERLALSQNQKLDKRLAKPQCSFEDLNNENKSTLQLEQQVKELQEKLSEEHVEAASQQNQHLEAQLSLMALPGEGDEGGHLDGEEEEVPQLMPSIPKDQESQEAMSSFMDLPKEKVDRKEQVEKLELGFIQLSGAREGMREYITIYESHGAVPNTRHQEDIIRLAQKEEEMKVKLLELQELVLPLVGDHEGHDKFLPTTQNLGDEPAPGAPAPQELGAVEEQGDLCEVSLADSVEPAPNPTAQKIVQLLPVMQDTQEHSGLASKPCVPFFYRAAENREINIIII; this comes from the exons ATGTGGCCCcaaccctgcctccctccccaccccgcgATGTTAGAAGAAACTCGAGAGAGCAAATTGGCAGCAgccaagaaaaag CTAAAAGAATATCAGCAGAGGAACAGCCCTGGTGTTCCGGCAGGAGTGAAGacgaaaaagaaaaatactggccATAGCCCTGAGACAACCACTTCTGGTGGTTGCCACTCACCTGGGGAT AGCCGGTACCAAGAACTGGAAGTAGCCCTGGACTCAAGCTCCGCAACAATCAATCAACTAAATGAAAACATAGAATCATTG aaacaacagaagaaacaagTGGAACATCAGCTGGAAGAA gaaaagaaagcaaacaatgaCATACACAAAGCACAGACGGAGCAGCTAGAG ACAATCAACATCCTCACATTGGAAAAGGCAGACTTGAAGACCACCCTTTACCATACTAAACGTGCCGCCAGACACTTCGAAG AAGAGTCCAAGGATCTGGCCGGCCGCCTGCAATGCTCCTTACAGCGTATTCAAGAATTGGAGCGGGCTCTCTCTGCTGTGTGTACACAGCAGCGGGAAGAGGACAGG TCCTCGAGCCGCAGTGAAGCAGTCCTCCAGCGGCAGTTACGGCAGACCTTAAAGGAGCGGGCGCTGCTGAACGCACACGTGACACAA GTGACAGAGTCACTTAAACAAGTCCAGCTGGAGAGAGACGAATATGCTCAACATATAAAAGGAGAGAGGGCCCGGTGGCAGGAGAGGATGCGGAAAATGTCGGTGGAG GCTCGCATgttgaaggaggaaaagaagcatGACATACATCGGAtacaggagctggagaggagctTGTCGGAACTCAAACCCCAGATAG CTGAGCCCCCATCCCCAGCACCCCCAGCAGGGCCCTCTGAGGTGGAGCAGCTACAAGATGAGGCCAAACACCTGAGGAAGGAGGTGGAGAGTTTGGTGGGAAAACTCCAATCCCAGGTGGAAAACAACCAGGCCTTGAGTCTCCTGAGCAAGAAGCAAAAGGAGAGGCtccaggagcaggaggagaggaggctTCGGGAGCAGGAGGGGCTGTGTGAGCAAAAGGAGAGGCTTCAGGAGCAGAGTGAGAGGCTGCgaaagcaggaggagaggctgcgaaagcaggaagagagactgcgaaaggaggaggagaggctgcAAAAGCAGGAGAAGAGGCTGTGGGATCAGGAGGAGAGGctgtgggagaaggaggagaggctaCGAATGCAGGAGGAGAGGCTTCGAAAGCAGGAGAGGCTCGCACTCTCCCAGAACCAAAAGCTCGACAAGCGGCTGGCCAAGCCACAGTGTAGCTTCGAAGATCTG AACAACGAGAACAAGAGCACACTGCAGTTGGAGCAGCAAGTAAAGGAGCTGCAGGAGAAGCTGAGTGAG GAGCACGTAGAAGCAGCCAGCCAGCAGAATCAACACCTAGAGGCCCAGTTGAGCCTCATGGCTCTCCCTGGAGAAG GAGATGAAGGAGGTCATCTGGAtggtgaggaggaggaagtgcCTCAGCTCATGCCAAGCATCCCAAAGGACCAGGAGAGCCAGGAGGCCATG AGCAGCTTTATGGACCTCCCAAAGGAGAAGGTGGACAGGAAGGAGCAGGTGGAAAAACTAGAGCTTGGATTCATCCAGCTCTCTGGAGCAAGAGAGGGCATGA GAGAGTACATCACCATATATGAGAGCCATGGGGCAGTACCAAACACACGGCACCAGGAGGACATCATCAGGCTGgcccagaaggaggaggagatgaag GTGAAGCTGTTGGAACTGCAGGAGCTGGTGTTGCCACTCGTGGGCGACCACGAGGGGCATGACAAATTTCTCCCCACTACACAGAACCTTGGTGATGAGCCAGCTCCAGGGGCCCCAGCCCCCCAAGAGCTTGGGGCTGTTGAGGAGCAGGGTG ATCTTTGTGAGGTGAGCCTGGCTGACAGCGTGGAGCCTGCACCCAACCCCACTGCACAGAAGATCGTGCAGCTGCTTCCTGTAATGCAGGACACCCAGGAGCACTCAGGCTTGGCCAGCAAACCCTGCGTCCCATTCTTTTACCGGGCAGCGGAGAACAGGGagatcaacatcatcatcatctga